The genomic segment CCGGCGTCACCGGCCTCGATCGCGATATCAGCTTCGACATTCTGGGCGGCGATACCGACGCCAAGCTGCTGAACGATGCCAAGGTGACCACCCTGATCCGGCACGAAGGCTATCGCTTCTGGGGCAATCGCACCCTGTCCAGCGAGCCGCTGTTTGCCTTCGAAAGCGCCACCCGCACCGCGCAGGTGCTGAAGGACGAGATCGGGGTGGGCCTGACCTGGGCAATGGACAAGCCGCTCACCAAGGTGCTGGTGAAAGACATCCTCGAGACGATCAACGCCCGCTTCCGCCTGCTGACCGGGCAGGGAATGATCATCGGCGCCCGCGCCTGGTACGATCCCGCCATTAACGAGGAATCCACTCTCGCCGCCGGGCAGCTGAAGATCGATTTCGACTTCACCCCCGCCGCGCCGCTGGAAGGCCTCGAGATCAACCAGCGCATCACTGACAGCTACTACGCCAGCTTCGCGGACATCGTGGCGGGCTGATCTGCCGTCTGACCCTTCCCGCCCCTCCACCTGACGAAAGGATCCCGCGATGCGCCTCCCCTCCAAGCTCAAGAACCTGAACCTCTATAACGAGGGTAACGCCTACCTCGGCCAGAGCGCCGAACTGACGCCGCCCAAGGTCAGCCACTCCATGGAAGACTGGCGCGGCGGCGGCATGCTCGGCGCGGTGAAGATCGACCATGGCCTCGAAGCGCTCGAGTTCGAATGGACCATTGGCGGCTTTGCCAGCCAGGTCGTGGGCCAGATGGGCATTACCCAGATCGATGGCGTACTAATCCGCGCGCTGGGCGCTTTCCAGGCGGAAGACACCGGCGCCGTCTCCTCGGTCGAACTGGTGATGCGCGGTCGGCACCAGGAACTGGACTTCGGCAGCTGGAAGCCCGGCGACGATACCGAGAAGAAGGTGAAGACCGTCCTCACCTATTACAAGGTGATCGTGGACGGGCGCGAACTGCTCGAAATCGACATGATCTCCGGAATCTACGTGGTGGATGGCGTCGATCGTTACGCAGCCATCCGCGCCGCCATTGGCGGCTGACCCTCTTCGCCGGGCGGGGCTTCGCGGCTTCCCGTCCGGCGGAGATCCCGAAGCCGCGAGTCCCCGGCCTCAAGCAGCGTCAGCAATAGGCCGACAAGGAACCAAGGAAAGCCGCGATGGAAACCCCCGATCCCAATCAGCTCCCAACCGAACCGCAAACCGAACTGGCGCCCGAGAATGCCCCCGCGACAGAGACAGTCCCCCTGCAGGAGCCGATCCGCCGCGGCACCCAGCTGATCACCTCCGTCGATGTGCGCAAACCCAAGGCCAAGGATCTGCGCGGGCTCACCCTGCAGGCCATCCAGCAGGGCGAAGTGAACACCATGATCGCGCTGATCCCGCGCATCACAATCCCGCCCCTTCTGCCCCATGAAGTGGAAGACATGGAC from the Erythrobacter sp. SG61-1L genome contains:
- a CDS encoding phage tail assembly protein translates to METPDPNQLPTEPQTELAPENAPATETVPLQEPIRRGTQLITSVDVRKPKAKDLRGLTLQAIQQGEVNTMIALIPRITIPPLLPHEVEDMDPADLLSLGGAISGFFYTAADKAMLAKVLGQIEQETPNS
- a CDS encoding phage major tail tube protein, yielding MRLPSKLKNLNLYNEGNAYLGQSAELTPPKVSHSMEDWRGGGMLGAVKIDHGLEALEFEWTIGGFASQVVGQMGITQIDGVLIRALGAFQAEDTGAVSSVELVMRGRHQELDFGSWKPGDDTEKKVKTVLTYYKVIVDGRELLEIDMISGIYVVDGVDRYAAIRAAIGG